The Myxococcus xanthus genome includes the window GACGACGGACGTCTGCCGGGTCGGCGTCAACGGCCACATCACCCCGGAGGCGCCGTACGACCTGGTGAAGACGATGCGCGCCAGCGTGCTGGTGCTGGGGCCGCTGGTCGCCCGCTTCGGCCGGGCGCGGGTGTCCATGCCGGGCGGGTGCGCCATTGGCGCGCGGCCCATCGACCAGCACCTCAAGGGGCTCAAGGCGCTGGGCGCGGACATCCACCTCACGGAAGGCTACGTGGAGGCCACGGCGAAGCAGCTCAAGGGTGGCACCGTCAACTTCGACGTCATCACCGTCACCGGCACGGAGAACGTGATGATGGCGGCGGTGCTGGCCAAGGGCCGCACCCTCATGGAGAACTGCGCCCGCGAGCCCGAGGTCGAAGAGCTGGCCAAGGTGCTCAACAAGATGGGGGCGCGCATCGAGGGCGCGGGCACGTCCAGCATCACCATCGAGGGCGTGGACGGGCTGAAGCCGGTGGAGCACGCCATCCTCCCCGACCGCATCGAGGCCGGCACCCTGCTGGTGGCGGCGGCCATCTCCGGCGGCGACGTGCTGGTGAAGCGCGTGGTGCCCGAGCACATGGACGCGCTGGTGGAGAAGCTGCGCGAGGCCGGGTGCACGATTACCACCGAGGGCAGCGGCCTGCGCTGCAAGGCGCCCCAGCGGCTGGACGCGGTGAACATCACCACCACGGAGCATCCGGGGTTCCCCACGGACATGCAGGCCCAGCTGATGGCCCTCATGTCGGTCAGTCAGGGGACGTCCGTCATCAGCGAGAACATCTTCGAGAACCGCTTCATGCACGTGCCGGAGCTGCACCGGCTGGGCGCGGACATCACCATCCAGGGGCCCACCGCGGTGGTGAAGGGTGTGAAGGGCCTGAGCGGCGC containing:
- the murA gene encoding UDP-N-acetylglucosamine 1-carboxyvinyltransferase, with protein sequence MDKIVIKGGQALHGEVQASGAKNAALPILASALLADGTSTYRNVPALADVATMLKVLRTMGCDAERDSETTDVCRVGVNGHITPEAPYDLVKTMRASVLVLGPLVARFGRARVSMPGGCAIGARPIDQHLKGLKALGADIHLTEGYVEATAKQLKGGTVNFDVITVTGTENVMMAAVLAKGRTLMENCAREPEVEELAKVLNKMGARIEGAGTSSITIEGVDGLKPVEHAILPDRIEAGTLLVAAAISGGDVLVKRVVPEHMDALVEKLREAGCTITTEGSGLRCKAPQRLDAVNITTTEHPGFPTDMQAQLMALMSVSQGTSVISENIFENRFMHVPELHRLGADITIQGPTAVVKGVKGLSGAPVMATDLRASASLILAGLRAEGRTDVSRVYHLDRGYERLERKLSALGADIRREKA